ACGAGGATGAATACATGgagatgtgtgtgaatgctgagtgaaaatgtaacaccccccccccccccgctttgtcTGTTGTAGGTTGTTTATCAAGCCAATGTGGTTACATaaaatctgtatgtctaatgtcactCTTTGTTGTTTGTGTAAACGTTCTgatacctctcacactgaaattgcaataaaaagaacctatgctttaaaattattgagaagttattcataacaccaccatctccccaaagggactcggagtggctcacaaaagcacacaaTTGTGCAGAACACACAAGACGCAGCAAAATACAGAACAAataaagcaataacaataattacacaaaacaataattccATTGAATAACATACAACCCAACCGATTAAAATTCAACACTGCAGCAAAGCTGTGGGTACAACAGGCTGTGAACTGTCTCAGTCCATAAAGTACTAACAGAATCCATCCCTAAGGCCTCAGGTTGAGTGAGGAAGGTGCTCATCCTGGTCCAAAGGCTTGTTCAAAAAACCGTGTTTTCAGTTGTGCCCAGAAAGCTTGAAGAGAAGGGGGAACCTGATCTCCttcaggagggcattccaaaaccacggggccaccaccgagaaggaagccccccccccatcgcagtctctctctcgctctcgtccccaccaaccctaCTTGAGACAGTGGCGGGACCAAGAGgaaggcctccctggcagatcatAAAGTTCACGACCATAAAAGGAGATGCAGTCCTGAAGAGAGGTTGGACCCCAAGTGTATAGGGCTTTCTAGGTaaccacctgcaccttgaattgggcgcggaaacttgttggaagccagtggagctgttttcatAGGGGCGCGGGATGGTCCCTGTAACCAGCCCCAGTTAGTTATTAAAAACATGTTggaaatgacacaaaataaacCTCAGGCCagggattattattatctcctttaACACCAGTAATAACGTTAGAAAATTCtgcaataaatgttttaaaagaattaaGACAGAAGAGTTTCTAAAAAAGAGGGAGAATGGAAATGAGAGACTGGGGTTTAAAGAGGGTGATAAACAGAGACACAACCCTATATCTATCtgcaggaaggaagagagagaatagtttatattattattattattatgtcagttatattagcatattattataatactattattgtatgtcattattataatattataagtcAGCTCCAGCCCCTCCCCCGATTCCTGGGGACATGCGCAGAGAGACCTTCCTCACTCAACACCCAACATCCCAACATCCGGACACCCTCCCCTGGACACCCTCCTTGCAGGCAGGCGGCCCATTCCCTCACATCAGGAGACACTTCCAGGGTGCCCAGATCCCTCATTATTTGGAATCGACaatgttctctggatgcaggtgaactacaactcccaaacgcaAGGTCaaggcccaccaaacccttccagcatctcctgttggtcatgggagttctgtgtgccacgtttggtccaactccatagttggtggagttcagaatactctttgattgtaggtgaactataaatcccagcgactacaactcccaaatgacaaaatcaatcccacacccgcaaccccaccagtattcaaatttgaatgctttgggtatttgtgccatatttggtccagtgaatgagaatacaccctgcatatcagatatttacattatgattcacaatagtagcaaaatgacatttatgaaggggcaatgaaaataatgttatggttgggggtcaccacaacatgaggaactactgtattaaggggtcgtggcatcaggaaggttgagaacctctggctGAAAGAGAAGCGGGGTCTGTTGAGTCCCCGGAAAAGAAGACCGAGAGGAGGGGGCTGGAGAGGAGCCATGTGTGAACGTGGGGAAGGAGGCcccgaggaagagggagggggcttcctttctgctgccctggagacgaggCCTCAGCGGAGCCGTGGGTTCCAAGGACAGGGAAGGAgatccacctgaacctcaggaagggCTGCTCAGTGgtgggaggctccttctttggaggttctgGAAcagtggctgggtggccatctgttggggctgctttcGTGGTgtttctcctcccttcctgcatggaagaaaggAGGGGGCCGGGCAGGGTGGCCCCTCTGTGGGATCCTCTGATTCCCATTGAAAAGAGTTGGTTGTATGCTGCAAGTCAGGCGCAGAGGATGACacgggaaggaatcccactggagcattgccgcACACCAACATATCTGGGAGTCACCTGGACCCACCTCTGAcccacaagaagcactgcttggccATCAAGCAACAAGTGGGTGCTGGAAATAACATCCTACGAAAGAGGACTGGCAcaccctggggatcacaaccaggcacagtgaagacctcggcccttgcgcttggctactctgcggctgagtacgcatgcccagcgtggaatgcatctcaccacgttaaaagaggggatgtggctcttaatgaaacatgccgcATGAACACAGGGTGTCTACGCCTCACATCGCTGGAGAAAATATACTGTTcatccggtattgcaccacctgacatctgctgggaagtagcagccaataatgaaaggaccaaggcagtgacatctctggcccatcctctgttcagatatcagtcagTACGCCAAggccttaaatgaagaaatagcttcctaagatctacagagatactcgcaggaacacctcagcaagcaagagtccaaaagtggcagggtaaaaccatggctgataccgaatgggagactccccctgggcacacacaaGACGGAGAGACTcagaaggcgctgaacaggctgcgctctggcaccacgagacgcagagccaaccttcagaaatggggcctcatagtggagtccacgacatgcgaatgtggaggagagcaaaccaccggCCACGGACTCCAATGCGGCCTGAGCCCCACCACGTGCACAagggagggccttctcacagCCACTCCAGAGGCACTCACTCACTCCAAGGGGTCAGGAGgcactccaactttatttttatatcccgccccatctccccgaagggactcggggcggctcacaacagggacaagccccaaacaacaacaacaacctatttGACATAAATTTAAAGCATTCCAACCAAATAAAATAacggacaaatacattaaaatgcaagCAGATAAAACCAGagcaattaaaagcaacccagtggggagaGGTTCCCTACAGTGGtgtgtcatggaaatgagtgaCAGGGACCAAGTGCCATTTGCTTTCAAAACAGGAAGAAGTCTTCTCAGGACAGCTCCATTGGGCCTGTTCATTGAACCACCCTGTTTTCCATTcccaagaggtttggggaggattcgcaTCCTGACTGAGAGGAGTCGCCCttgacctgcatccagagagaacGGCCGAGCCAACAAccctggatctggaccacactggcCGCGGAGGACGGGACTGGCGGGACCCTCACCGACACTGTGGCCCCACCCACTCCACTTGCCACGAAGAagccccgtcacccactgaagGCCCTGCAGGGAATGGgcctgggaacgggccttggttctgggaggGGCAGTTCGCCTGCAGCCAGGAAGGAGGGAACCCGGATGAGGTCAGGCCTGGACCAGGATTGGCAGACAGGCCCCACATGGGCAGCTGTGCTCGCAGGCCTGggttaataacaacaataacaacaaatgtcTATTTATATCCACTggagaccacttccttaatgatcttttccagaattttgcctggtattgatgtgaggctgaccggacggtaattgtttgggtcgttcttttttcccttcttgaaaatagggaccacattcgccctcctccaatctgctgggacttctcctgttctccaagaactctcgaagataattgccagtggttctgaaataacttccgctagttccttcagtactcttgggtgtagctgatctggccctggggacttgaattcgtttagagaggccaagtgttcctggacaaattgtttccctatttggggttggatttcccccaatccttcgtccattccgtgttgctgaggttgaagatggctttctttttctgagaagaccgaggcaaagaaggcattaagtagttctgccttttccctgtcccctgtcgccatcaccccatcttctccttgcaatggccctatcgcctcctttttcttcctttttctaccaacgtaagcaaaaaagccttttttgttgttttttatgtccctggcaagcctgagctcattttccgctttagccttgcgaaccttttccctacaggtgttggctatacgtttgaattcttctttggtgatttctccccttttccacttcttgtgcatgtcacttttgagctttagctcagttagaagttctttggacatccattctggcttctttgcacttgtcttatttttcttctttgttggcactgtttgcatttgcgccttgagtatttcacttttgaaaaactcccatccatccttaactcccttgttttttaatgtcggcgtccatggaatgccgctcagtaattccttcattttttggaagtcagctctcttaaagtccagaatgcgtgtttgacttgtcttagtttcagcattcctttgtattgcaaactgcaggagcacatggtcacttgcccctaaggatccaaccacttcaactgtgttgatcaggtcttccacatttgttaagattagatcaagagttgatgatccccttgttgcctcttctaccttctggaccatgaaattatctgcaaggcaagtgaggaatttgttggactttgtactcttggctgagtttgttttccagcagatatcgggataattgaaatcgcccatgactactatatctcttctttgtgcctgtttggtcagctgttgacagaaggcttcatcaagtccttcatcctgactcggaggtctgtagtagacacccacgacaagatctttttgagtcccggttcccttgattcttatccagatgctttcaagctggtttcccggattacagtcttgcatttcttccttccttccttccctccctctcaggCTGCCCtgttccctcctctctcttctccacctcttcctccttctcctttgggccgggatcacaggggtgGGGAGGGCCAGAAGCTTCCTTGGGGCAACAAGGCTGCAGTTGAGGGAGGGCAAGCTCATGCTTCACCACTGGCAGATGCGCTGAGGGAGAAGCACccggctcctcctccttgtcaGCCACAACATGGCTTTGAATTAGCCAGTTAGGAATGCAGGTCCTTGTTAGcttggaagattcatttgggaaatgtggccggagtgaccctttgagatgctgaggaagcagagtggggagtccctgtggcaggggagataaTGACGTAAtcaataaagaaatccttgttcctttgagcatttagcacaatgctggtaattcacggaaacccatgatccagaatatgttacacccttgaatgtgggaaggagttctgcctgcctgcctgccttctgttcctttaaccacgtttGGGTCTGACCCAATGAAATGGGTGTGGCCCTCTAATATGGGGGAAAGGGTtcagttccttccttccatgattccttccttctcttatcctgtccttctgtgtttccttccttccacctttcctttcttctttccctttttgctttgtttaccttgagccagaggtatgcggcttcatgtctaaccttttgcttcttctttcttgaccaggacgtgagagttctatggagccacccctgccgtgatgggaaacgaaccagcttctagtcgatattaaggaatttggaaaccaaagtgcaggcaggaaaccagtcctctaggaaaaaggattcctctcaaggggctgatcctgctgaattcctacattcactttggattctagagtagaaccgtagagttggaagagactgcatgaggcacccagtccaggcctctgccgtgcaggaaaagtgcAAAGTACCCTGGACAGATGagtatctagcctctgtttaaaagattccaaaggagcctccactacattttgaggcagagagttccactgctgaacagctcttacagtcaggaagttcttcttaatgttcagatggaatctactttcctgtaatttgaacccagtgctgtgagtaatcagaaagggaaaaacaagaatcaagtgtccatattggaattaaatgtacatagcacataactctgttgacatggaggagaaagcatataaatgtattgcatgtggaaagagcttctctcataattcaaatctacatagacatcaaaggactcacattggggagaaaccctataactgcctggagtgtggacagagctttcctCAGAAGGcacacttacatacacatcaaaggactcacactggggagaaaccctataactgcctggagtgtggacagagcttcgctcgtagttcaggactacgttcacatcaaaggactcacactggggagaaaccctataaatgcctggagtgtggacagagcttcgctgatagttcagcactacgtagacatcaaaggactcacactggggagaaaccctataactgcctggagtgtggacagagcttttctcatagtacaggactacgttcacatcaaaggactcacattggggagaaaccctataactgcctggagtgtggacagagcttcactcgtagttcaggactacgttcacatcaaaggactcacactggggagaaaccctataactgcctggagtgtggacagattttcgctcgtagttcaggactacgttcacatcgaAGGACTCatgctggggagaaaccctataaatgcctggagtgtggacagagcttcactcgtagttcaggactacgttcacatcaaaggactcacactggggagaaaccctataactgcctggagtgtggacagagcttcactcgtagttcaggactacgttcacatcaaaggactcacactggggagaaaccctataactgcctggagtgtggacagagcttctctcgtagttcaggactacgttcacatcaaaggactcatgctggggagaaaccctataaatgcctggagtgtggacagagcttcactcatagttcagcactacgtagacatcaaaggactcacactggggagaaaccctataaatgcctggagtgtggacagagcttcactcaaaaTTCAGTTCTGCGTTCACATgagaggactcacactggggagaaaccctataactgcctggagtgtggacagattttcgctcgtagttcaggactacgttcacatcgaAGGACTCatgctggggagaaaccctataaatgcctggagtgtggacagagcttcactcgtagttcaggactacgttcacatcaaaggactcacactggggagaaaccctataactgcctggagtgtggacagagcttcactcgtagttcaggactacgttcacatcaaaggactcacactggggagaaaccctataactgcctggagtgtggacagagctttgctcgtagttcaggtctacgttcacatcaaaggactcacactggggagaaacc
This window of the Anolis carolinensis isolate JA03-04 unplaced genomic scaffold, rAnoCar3.1.pri scaffold_17, whole genome shotgun sequence genome carries:
- the LOC134294558 gene encoding zinc finger protein 658B-like, with protein sequence MYIAHNSVDMEEKAYKCIACGKSFSHNSNLHRHQRTHIGEKPYNCLECGQSFPQKAHLHTHQRTHTGEKPYNCLECGQSFARSSGLRSHQRTHTGEKPYKCLECGQSFADSSALRRHQRTHTGEKPYNCLECGQSFSHSTGLRSHQRTHIGEKPYNCLECGQSFTRSSGLRSHQRTHTGEKPYNCLECGQIFARSSGLRSHRRTHAGEKPYKCLECGQSFTRSSGLRSHQRTHTGEKPYNCLECGQSFTRSSGLRSHQRTHTGEKPYNCLECGQSFSRSSGLRSHQRTHAGEKPYKCLECGQSFTHSSALRRHQRTHTGEKPYKCLECGQSFTQNSVLRSHERTHTGEKPYNCLECGQIFARSSGLRSHRRTHAGEKPYKCLECGQSFTRSSGLRSHQRTHTGEKPYNCLECGQSFTRSSGLRSHQRTHTGEKPYNCLECGQSFARSSGLRSHQRTHTGEKPYNCLECGQSFARSSGLRSHQRTHAGEKPYKCLECGQSFSHSTGLRSHQRTHTGEKPYNCLECGQSFTHSSNLRQHQRTHTGEKPYKCLECGQSFRHGSRLRSHQRTHTGEKPYKCLECGQSFIQSSGLRSHQRTHTGEKPYKCLECGQRFTRSGTLRKHQRTHTGEKP